In Nicotiana tabacum cultivar K326 chromosome 2, ASM71507v2, whole genome shotgun sequence, the following proteins share a genomic window:
- the LOC107819951 gene encoding chloride channel protein CLC-c-like — protein MENQVDIENEGGMVEEEKIDLERNFSTISESGIREPLLKSKSRVNNTSQIAIVGANVYPIESLDYEIVENDLFKQDWRSRKKVQIFQYIFLKWTLVLLIGLSTGLVGFFNNIGVENIAGFKLLLTSNLMLEGKYFRAFAAFAGCNVVLATCAAALCALIAPAAAGSGIPEVKAYLNGIDAHSILAPSTLLVKIFGSILGVAAGFVVGKEGPMVHTGACIANLLGQGGSRKYHLTWNWLKYFKNDRDRRDLITCGAAAGVAAAFRAPVGGVLFALEEIASWWRSALLWRTFFTTAVVAMVLRSLIQFCRSGKCGLFGQGGLIMFDVNSGVSNYNTIDVLAIILIGVLGGLLGSLYNYLVDKVLRTYSVINERGPAFKILLVMTVSILTSCCSYGLPWLARCTPCPAGLEEKCPTIGRSGSYKNFQCPPGHYNDLASLFLNTNDDAIRNLFSSNNSNEFHISSLLVFFAGVYCLGIITYGIAIPSGLFIPVILAGASYGRIFGRALGSLSNLNVGLFSLLGAASFLGGTMRMTVSICVILLELTNNLLMLPLVMLVLLISKTVADSFNKGVYDQIVKMKGLPFLEAHAEPFMRHLVAGDVCSGPLLSFSGVEKVGNIVHALKYTRHNGFPVIDEPPFSEAPELCGLVLRSHLLVLLNGKKFMKQRVLSGSSILRRFHAFDFAKPGSGKGLKFEDLVITQEEMEMYVDLHPITNTSPYTVVETMSLAKAAILFRQLGLRHLCVVPKKTGRAPIAGILTRHDFMHEHISNLYPHFVPHK, from the exons ATGGAGAACCAAGTTGACATAGAGAATGAAGGAGGGATGGTGGAGGAAGAGAAAATAGATTTGGAGAGAAATTTCTCGACCATTTCAGAAAGTGGGATAAGAGAGCCTTTGCTTAAATCCAAGAGCAGAGTCAACAACACCTCCCAAATCGCTATTGTTGGAGCCAATGTTTACCCCATTGAAAGCCTCGACTACGA GATTGTAGAAAATGACCTTTTCAAGCAAGACTGGAGATCTAGGAAAAAGGTCCAGATATTTCAATATATATTTCTCAAGTGGACTCTTGTGCTTCTCATTGGATTAAGTACTGGCCTTGTTGGTTTCTTTAATAACATAGGAGTGGAAAATATTGCTGGTTTCAAGCTACTGCTAACTAGCAACTTAATGCTTGAGGGAAA ATATTTCCGGGCATTTGCTGCTTTTGCGGGTTGCAATGTGGTTCTTGCAACTTGTGCTGCGGCCCTCTGTGCACTTATTGCACCTGCGGCTGCAGGGTCTGGGATACCTGAAGTAAAAGCATATCTAAATGGTATTGATGCGCATTCCATTTTGGCTCCAAGTACATTACTTGTCAAG ATTTTTGGTTCCATTTTGGGTGTTGCTGCTGGATTTGTTGTTGGCAAGGAAGGACCTATGGTCCATACTGGTGCTTGCATAGCAAACTTACTTGGACAAGGGGGTTCCCGCAAGTATCATTTAACTTGGAACTGGCTAAAATACTTCAAAAACGACCGTGATCGTAGGGATTTGATCACTTGTGGTGCTGCTGCTGGTGTCGCAGCTGCTTTCCGTGCCCCAGTTGGAGGAGTCCTTTTTGCTCTTGAAGAAATAGCATCatg GTGGCGAAGTGCTTTACTTTGGAGGACTTTCTTCACAACTGCTGTCGTTGCTATGGTGCTCAGATCTCTCATACAATTCTGTCGCAGTGGGAAATGTGGACTATTTGGGCAAGGAGGTTTGATAATGTTTGATGTCAATTCAGGAGTATCTAATTACAACACAATAGATGTATTGGCAATAATTTTAATTGGAGTACTTGGAGGCCTTTTGGGAAGCCTTTATAATTATCTTGTCGACAAGGTCCTTCGGACTTACAGCGTCATTAATGA GAGAGGTCCTGCTTTCAAGATCTTGCTTGTCATGACCGTTTCCATCCTGACTTCTTGTTGCTCTTATGGCCTACCATGGCTGGCAAGGTGCACCCCTTGTCCTGCCGGCTTGGAGGAGAAATGCCCAACTATAGGTCGCTCTGGAAGCTACAAGAATTTCCAGTGTCCACCAGGGCATTACAATGATCTCGCATCCCTCTTTCTGAACACCAATGATGATGCCATTCGCAATTTgtttagttcaaataattcaaatgaATTTCACATCTCTTCACTTCTCGTCTTCTTTGCTGGGGTATATTGCCTTGGCATTATTACTTATGGAATTGCTATTCCTTCTGGACTTTTCATTCCTGTCATACTTGCTGGAGCCTCCTATGGGCGTATTTTCGGTAGAGCCTTGGGTTCGTTGTCCAATCTTAATGTTGGTCTGTTTTCGCTACTTGGTGCTGCTTCTTTCCTTGGTGGTACCATGAGAATGACAGTATCAATTTGTGTCATACTCCTTGAGCTTACAAACAATCTATTAATGCTTCCGTTGGTGATGCTTGTTCTCCTCATATCAAAAACTGTGGCCGATAGTTTTAACAAGGGTGTGTATGACCAGATTGTGAAAATGAAAGGCTTGCCTTTCTTGGAAGCTCATGCTGAACCATTTATGAGGCATTTGGTCGCTGGAGATGTTTGTTCTGGGCCATTATTGTCATTTTCAGGTGTAGAGAAGGTGGGGAACATCGTACATGCTTTGAAGTATACTAGGCATAATGGATTTCCTGTGATTGATGAGCCACCTTTCTCAGAGGCACCAGAGTTGTGTGGGCTCGTTCTAAGGTCTCATTTACTTGTCTTGCTCAATGGAAAGAAATTCATGAAACAACGTGTATTGAGCGGCTCCAGTATTTTGAGGAGGTTTCATGCGTTTGATTTTGCTAAGCCAGGATCAGGGAAGGGGCTTAAGTTTGAGGATCTCGTCATCACGCAGGAGGAGATGGAAATGTATGTTGATCTCCATCCTATAACAAATACATCCCCATACACAGTAGTGGAAACCATGTCTCTGGCCAAAGCTGCAATCCTTTTCCGACAACTTGGACTCAGACACTTGTGTGTTGTCCCAAAGAAAACTGGG AGGGCTCCAATCGCTGGAATCTTAACAAGGCATGACTTCATGCATGAACATATATCGAACCTCTACCCGCATTTCGTCCCCCACAAGTAG